The Pseudomonas wenzhouensis genome has a segment encoding these proteins:
- a CDS encoding DUF6691 family protein, producing the protein MARLSAFTCGLLFGLGLLLAGMADPAKVLVFLDLAGHWDPSLALVMIGAIAVAALPLSLAQRRARALLGGAMQLPTRRDVDARLIGGSLLFGVGWGIAGICPGPAVAILLTGHWQVLLFVAAMLAGMLIFTALEGRRGR; encoded by the coding sequence ATGGCCAGACTCAGTGCATTCACCTGTGGCCTGCTGTTTGGCCTGGGCTTGCTGCTGGCGGGCATGGCCGATCCGGCCAAGGTGCTGGTTTTTCTTGATCTGGCCGGTCATTGGGATCCGTCGCTGGCGCTGGTGATGATTGGCGCCATTGCTGTCGCCGCGTTGCCGTTGAGTCTGGCGCAGCGGCGTGCCCGAGCCTTGCTGGGCGGCGCCATGCAGTTGCCGACGCGTCGTGATGTCGATGCTCGCCTGATTGGCGGCAGCCTGCTGTTCGGCGTCGGTTGGGGGATTGCCGGCATCTGTCCGGGACCGGCCGTGGCCATCCTGCTGACCGGGCACTGGCAGGTGTTGCTGTTCGTCGCGGCGATGCTCGCCGGCATGCTGATCTTTACTGCGCTGGAAGGCCGGCGCGGACGTTGA
- a CDS encoding cytochrome-c peroxidase has product MRTLTLLAGLCLGASAWANLPANEPVEPIAPAEITDPAKVELGKQLFFDPRLSRSGFISCNSCHNLSMGGSDNLPSSIGHNWQQGPINSPTVLNSSLNLAQFWDGRAADLKEQAAGPIANPMEMAFTHILAVDVLRSIPQYRESFKAVYKTDEITLDEVTDAIAEFEKTLVTPNSRFDLWLKGDAEAITKTELEGYELFKSIGCVACHNGPALGGNSFQKMGLVEPYETSNPAEGVAGLTGKDADRFKFKVPTLRNVELTYPYFHDGAYWKLEESVDIMARLQLGRQLSEGDIGKITAFLKTLTGEQPSFALPILPPSNNDTPRPQPFE; this is encoded by the coding sequence ATGCGCACTCTGACCCTGCTGGCCGGATTGTGTTTGGGCGCCAGCGCCTGGGCCAATCTACCGGCCAATGAACCCGTCGAGCCGATCGCACCGGCCGAGATCACTGATCCGGCCAAGGTGGAGCTGGGCAAGCAGCTCTTCTTCGACCCGCGCCTGTCGCGCTCGGGGTTCATTTCTTGCAACTCCTGCCACAACCTGTCGATGGGGGGCAGCGACAACCTGCCGAGCTCAATCGGCCACAACTGGCAGCAAGGGCCGATCAATTCACCGACCGTGCTCAATTCCAGTCTCAACCTCGCGCAGTTCTGGGATGGCCGCGCCGCCGACCTCAAGGAACAGGCCGCCGGCCCTATCGCCAACCCGATGGAAATGGCCTTTACCCACATTCTCGCCGTCGACGTGCTGCGCTCGATCCCGCAATACCGCGAGTCGTTCAAGGCCGTGTACAAAACCGACGAGATCACCCTGGACGAAGTGACCGATGCTATCGCCGAGTTCGAGAAGACCCTGGTCACGCCCAACTCGCGTTTCGACCTGTGGCTCAAGGGGGATGCTGAGGCCATCACCAAGACCGAGCTGGAAGGTTACGAGCTGTTCAAGTCCATCGGCTGCGTGGCTTGCCACAACGGCCCGGCGCTGGGCGGCAACTCGTTCCAGAAGATGGGCCTGGTAGAACCCTATGAAACCAGCAACCCCGCCGAAGGCGTTGCCGGTCTGACTGGCAAGGATGCCGACCGCTTCAAGTTCAAGGTGCCGACCCTGCGCAACGTCGAACTGACCTATCCCTACTTCCACGACGGTGCCTACTGGAAGCTGGAAGAGTCGGTGGACATCATGGCGCGCCTGCAGCTCGGCCGGCAGCTGAGCGAAGGCGATATTGGCAAGATCACCGCCTTCCTCAAGACCCTGACCGGCGAGCAGCCGAGTTTTGCCCTACCGATCCTGCCGCCGTCGAACAACGATACGCCAAGGCCGCAGCCGTTCGAGTGA
- a CDS encoding ABC transporter permease — protein sequence MPHPVQRRWYPIVLAVAVLVLMPLSVLLLSWHDVDQQIWAHLWQTQMARLIGNTLTLVIGVGVGVTLLGVSLAWLTSLCEFPGRRWLDWALMLPFAIPAYVLAFVFVGLLDFAGPVQTLLREWFGSGLRLPRVRSTGGVIIVLVLVFYPYVYLLARGAFLAQGKGLMEAARVLGQSPWQAFWRVALPMARPAIGAGLALAIMETLADFGAVSVFNFDTFTTAIYKTWYSFYSLTSATQLASLLLLAVALVLYGERRARGAARPASERPRGQALYHLHGWKAFAASAWCGLVFACAFVIPLLQLLAWFWQRGRFDLDERYAGLILHTLYLGGMAALITVSVAMLLAFARRQAPNRGVRFGVALGNLGYALPGSVLAVAIMLAFSFLDRELVIPLSTALGGAGKPLLMGSLTALLVAYLIRFMAVAFGPLETSLARIRPSLPEASRSLGVGGVGLFFKVYLPLLLPGTLSAALLVFVDVLKEMPATLLMRPFGWDTLSVRVFEMTSEGEWARASLPALTLVLVGLLPVILLIRRSARSFG from the coding sequence GTGCCGCATCCCGTCCAGCGTCGCTGGTACCCCATCGTCCTTGCCGTCGCCGTTCTGGTGTTGATGCCGCTGTCGGTGCTGCTGCTGAGCTGGCACGACGTGGATCAGCAGATCTGGGCGCACCTGTGGCAGACGCAGATGGCACGGCTGATCGGTAATACGCTGACGCTGGTGATCGGTGTCGGCGTAGGGGTGACGCTGCTGGGCGTGAGCCTGGCCTGGCTCACCAGCCTCTGTGAGTTTCCCGGCCGGCGCTGGCTGGACTGGGCGCTGATGCTGCCTTTCGCCATTCCCGCCTACGTGCTGGCATTCGTTTTCGTTGGCCTGCTGGATTTCGCCGGCCCGGTGCAGACGCTGCTGCGCGAATGGTTCGGCAGTGGCTTGCGCCTGCCGCGCGTGCGCTCGACCGGCGGGGTGATCATCGTGTTGGTGCTGGTGTTCTATCCCTACGTCTATCTGCTCGCTCGTGGCGCCTTCCTGGCTCAGGGCAAGGGCTTGATGGAGGCGGCCCGGGTGCTCGGGCAAAGCCCCTGGCAGGCGTTCTGGCGGGTGGCGCTGCCAATGGCGCGCCCGGCCATCGGTGCTGGTCTGGCCCTTGCAATCATGGAGACTCTGGCGGATTTCGGCGCGGTGTCGGTGTTCAACTTCGACACCTTTACCACGGCGATCTACAAGACCTGGTACAGCTTCTACAGCCTGACCAGTGCCACCCAACTGGCCAGCCTGCTGCTGCTGGCCGTGGCGTTGGTGCTCTACGGCGAGCGTCGTGCCCGTGGTGCGGCGCGGCCGGCCAGCGAGCGGCCCCGTGGCCAGGCGCTGTATCACCTGCATGGCTGGAAGGCCTTCGCAGCCAGCGCCTGGTGTGGCCTGGTATTCGCCTGTGCCTTCGTCATCCCGCTGCTACAACTGCTGGCGTGGTTCTGGCAGCGCGGCCGCTTCGACCTCGACGAGCGCTATGCCGGGCTGATCCTGCATACCCTGTACCTGGGCGGCATGGCGGCACTGATCACGGTGAGCGTGGCCATGCTGCTGGCCTTTGCCCGGCGTCAGGCGCCGAATCGCGGCGTGCGTTTCGGCGTGGCGTTGGGCAACCTCGGTTATGCCCTGCCGGGGTCTGTGCTGGCGGTGGCGATCATGTTGGCCTTCAGTTTCCTTGATCGCGAGCTGGTGATTCCGCTGTCCACGGCACTGGGTGGAGCCGGCAAGCCGCTGCTGATGGGGAGCCTCACGGCGCTGCTGGTGGCCTATCTGATCCGCTTCATGGCCGTGGCATTCGGGCCGCTGGAAACCAGCTTGGCGCGGATTCGCCCATCGCTGCCGGAAGCCTCGCGCAGTCTCGGGGTTGGCGGCGTTGGCCTGTTCTTCAAGGTCTACCTGCCACTGCTGTTGCCGGGCACCCTGTCGGCTGCGTTGCTGGTCTTCGTCGATGTGCTCAAGGAAATGCCGGCGACCTTGCTGATGCGCCCGTTCGGCTGGGATACGTTGTCGGTACGCGTGTTCGAGATGACCAGCGAAGGCGAATGGGCGCGCGCCTCGTTGCCGGCGCTGACGCTGGTGCTGGTCGGCCTGTTGCCGGTGATTTTGCTGATAAGGCGCTCGGCCCGCAGCTTCGGTTGA
- a CDS encoding YeeE/YedE family protein, with amino-acid sequence MTIDWVGFTPWSALAGGALIGLAASLFALLNGRVAGISGLLGSLLQRGAEGRGEKAAFLLGLLLAPSLWGVFAALPPIDFEADSLGLIVAGLLVGIGTRYGSGCTSGHGVCGISRLSPRSLLATLCFMATGFATVFVLRHLLGG; translated from the coding sequence ATGACCATCGACTGGGTTGGATTCACGCCCTGGAGCGCCCTGGCTGGCGGCGCCCTGATCGGTCTGGCGGCCTCGCTGTTCGCGCTGCTCAATGGCCGCGTGGCTGGCATCAGCGGCCTGCTTGGCAGCCTGCTGCAGCGCGGCGCAGAAGGGCGTGGGGAAAAGGCCGCATTTCTCCTTGGTCTGCTGCTGGCGCCCTCGCTCTGGGGCGTATTCGCGGCACTGCCGCCCATTGATTTCGAGGCGGACAGCCTGGGCCTGATCGTAGCCGGGCTGCTGGTCGGTATCGGCACGCGATATGGCTCGGGCTGTACCAGTGGCCATGGCGTTTGCGGCATTTCCCGGCTGTCGCCGCGCTCGCTGCTGGCAACCCTGTGTTTCATGGCGACGGGTTTCGCCACGGTCTTTGTCCTGCGTCATCTCCTGGGAGGCTGA
- the gcvT gene encoding glycine cleavage system aminomethyltransferase GcvT: protein MGQRTPLYDLHVALGAKMVDFGGWDMPLHYGSQVEEHHQVRRECGVFDVSHMCVVDVSGEQAQAYLQRLLANDVARLQTPGKALYSAMLNEQGGVIDDLIVYLTGSSSPAPGYRLVLNAGTRDKDLAWMHAQTAEFAVEVRERRDLAVLAIQGPKARARVAELVTQARAALIHELKPFQGLPEADWFIARTGYTGEDGLEIVLPAAEVVSFFNDLVGAGISPIGLGARDTLRLEAGMNLYGQDMDEQVSPLLANMAWTIAWEPAARDFIGRVPLEAQRAVGCPSKLVGLVLEERGVLRAHQVVRVAGVGDGEITSGSFSPTLNKSIALARVPAATGERAEVEIRGKWYPVRVVQPGFVRNGKTLI, encoded by the coding sequence ATGGGACAGCGCACCCCCCTCTATGACCTGCATGTGGCGTTGGGGGCCAAGATGGTGGATTTCGGCGGCTGGGACATGCCGCTGCACTATGGTTCGCAAGTCGAGGAACATCATCAGGTGCGCCGCGAGTGCGGCGTATTCGATGTCTCGCACATGTGCGTGGTGGACGTCAGTGGTGAGCAGGCGCAGGCCTACCTGCAGCGCCTGCTGGCCAATGACGTGGCGCGCCTGCAGACGCCTGGCAAGGCGCTGTACAGCGCCATGCTCAACGAGCAGGGCGGGGTGATCGATGACCTGATCGTCTACCTGACCGGCTCTTCTTCTCCGGCACCGGGCTACCGCCTGGTGCTCAATGCGGGGACTCGCGACAAGGACCTGGCCTGGATGCACGCCCAGACCGCCGAGTTCGCTGTCGAAGTGCGCGAGCGCCGCGACCTCGCGGTTTTGGCCATTCAAGGCCCCAAGGCCCGTGCCCGTGTCGCCGAGCTGGTGACCCAGGCCCGTGCCGCGCTGATTCACGAGCTCAAGCCGTTCCAGGGGCTGCCAGAGGCTGACTGGTTCATCGCGCGTACGGGTTATACCGGCGAGGATGGTCTGGAGATCGTGCTGCCGGCGGCAGAGGTGGTGTCTTTTTTCAACGATTTGGTCGGTGCCGGTATTTCGCCGATTGGCCTGGGCGCGCGTGACACCCTGCGCCTGGAAGCGGGCATGAACCTGTATGGCCAGGACATGGACGAGCAGGTCAGCCCGCTGCTCGCCAACATGGCCTGGACCATCGCCTGGGAACCCGCTGCGCGTGACTTTATCGGTCGTGTGCCGCTGGAGGCACAACGCGCCGTCGGCTGCCCGAGCAAGCTGGTCGGTCTGGTGCTGGAAGAACGTGGCGTGTTGCGTGCCCATCAGGTGGTGCGGGTGGCTGGTGTCGGCGACGGTGAGATCACCAGTGGCAGCTTCTCGCCTACGCTGAACAAGTCCATCGCCCTGGCGCGTGTACCGGCAGCCACCGGTGAGCGGGCCGAGGTGGAGATCCGTGGCAAGTGGTACCCGGTGCGTGTGGTGCAGCCGGGGTTCGTGCGTAACGGCAAAACGCTGATCTGA
- a CDS encoding ArsR/SmtB family transcription factor — translation MVESIDIQQLRANADAAGQLLKALANPDRLLLLCQLSQGERNVSELEALLGIQQPTLSQQLAVLRREGLVDTRRDGKQIFYRISSPAALAVIETLYRLFCEDRQ, via the coding sequence ATGGTCGAATCCATCGATATCCAGCAACTGCGTGCCAATGCCGACGCTGCCGGGCAGTTGCTCAAGGCGCTGGCCAATCCGGATCGTCTGTTGCTGCTCTGTCAACTGTCGCAGGGCGAGCGCAATGTCAGTGAGCTGGAGGCATTGCTCGGCATTCAACAGCCGACGTTGTCGCAACAGCTCGCCGTGCTGCGTCGTGAGGGGCTGGTGGATACTCGCCGTGACGGCAAGCAGATCTTCTACCGCATCAGCAGCCCGGCCGCGTTGGCGGTGATCGAGACGCTGTATCGGCTGTTTTGTGAGGATCGGCAATGA
- a CDS encoding YgaP family membrane protein has protein sequence MKANVGTLDRSLRIAAGLILIALSLAGVIGLWGWIGVVPLATGIFRFCPAYPLLGINTCKMK, from the coding sequence ATGAAAGCCAATGTTGGAACGCTCGACCGCAGTCTGCGCATCGCCGCAGGTCTGATTCTTATCGCGCTGAGTCTTGCCGGTGTCATCGGTCTGTGGGGTTGGATCGGTGTGGTGCCACTGGCGACCGGCATCTTCCGTTTCTGCCCGGCGTATCCATTGCTGGGTATCAACACCTGCAAAATGAAATGA
- the gcvH gene encoding glycine cleavage system protein GcvH yields the protein MSNIPADLRYAASHEWARLEADGSVTVGISDHAQEALGDVVFIELPEVGKQLNAGQEAGVVESVKAASDIYAPVGGEVIAINEALTDSPESVNSDPYGSWFFKLKPSAVSELDKLLDAAAYQAAADADA from the coding sequence ATGAGCAATATCCCCGCCGATCTGCGTTATGCCGCCAGCCATGAGTGGGCGCGCCTGGAGGCCGATGGCAGCGTGACCGTAGGTATTTCCGACCACGCCCAGGAAGCGCTTGGCGACGTGGTGTTCATCGAGCTGCCGGAAGTCGGCAAGCAGCTGAACGCCGGTCAGGAGGCCGGTGTGGTGGAGTCGGTCAAGGCCGCTTCCGACATCTATGCCCCGGTTGGCGGCGAAGTGATCGCCATCAACGAAGCCCTGACGGACAGCCCGGAGAGCGTCAACAGCGACCCATACGGCAGTTGGTTCTTCAAGCTCAAGCCGAGCGCTGTCAGCGAGCTGGACAAGCTGCTCGATGCCGCAGCCTATCAGGCCGCCGCTGACGCCGACGCCTGA